GAAATCGGGCAAGGCCGTTAAAATGGTTTTGGATCGCCATGAAGATATGCAATACACTCCCAAGCGCCATCCATCCTGGCTGCGTTATCGCACAGGACTTAGTGATGATGGGCGTATTCTGGCCATGGACGTGGATTTTATTTTGGATGGCGGTGCCTATACGTCGGTGTCGCCGGTGGTGATGTATCGGGGTATTCTTCATGCCGCATTGGGATATCGCTGCGATCATGTTCTGGTGAAGGGGCATGTATATCAGTCGCATACGGTGCCCAACGGAGCGTTCCGGGGGTTTGGTGCGCCTCAGGCATTCTGGGGATTAGAATCGCACGTGGACGATTTAGCCATCGCTGCACAGATGACACCGGACGCTTTTCGACTGAAAAATGCGCTGCATCTGGGCGATAGCGGGCCGACAGGACAAATCATGTCGCAGTCCATGGGATCTCCTGCTGTGCTGGAAAAAGCCTTGGCGATGTCGGATTTCAGCACAAAATGGGCACAGTGTTCCATGGGAAAAAAAGATGCGGATCGCTGGTACGGGATCGGCATGTCTTTCTTTGCACATGGAGCCTGTTTTACGGGCGACGGCGAGAGCCGGTTGAAATCCAGAGCCGAAGTACGTGCTGGACAGCTACCTGACGGGACGTGGGGTTTTATTATAAGAGCCTCCTCGACCGAAATGGGGCAGGGAGCTAAAACGGTGCTGGCGCAGATTGCTGCCGATGGATTGCACGTGCCTTTTGAGTCGATTTATTACCCGTTGCCGGATACCGCAAAGGTTCCCAATACCGGTCCGACCTGTGCATCACGGACCACGGTGGTGGCAGGAAACACCATCTATGAGGCCGCCTGTGATGCGCGCAACCAGCTGGAAGAGCTGGTGTCCCGGGAGCAGTTTGAAGGAAAACCGGTGACGCTGCAGGATGATCTGTTTCATTTATCCGATGGATCGACCTATTCCATGCAGGAGGTCATGGAGGCGCTGGGCGAAGAACAGCTCGCGTCAATTCGAGGATTTCATCAGTTTGCTCTGCCTGATTACTTAACCTGGGATCAGGAAACCTTTAAAGGCGATGCCTATCCGGCCTATTCCTGGGCCTGCAATATTGCCGAAGTGGAAGTGGACCCACTGACTTTGGAAATTCGGCTCATGAAGCTGCATGTCTGTTTTGATGTGGGGCGGCTGATCAATCCCGTCCTGGCCACCGGACAGGTTCATGGCGGATTAGCACAATCCTTCGGCTATGCACTCATGGAGCACACCGGGTTACGCGATGGAGCATACGATGCGTCGCGTTTGCAAACCTATATCATTCCTACCATGGCGGATATGCCGGAAATGAACGTCCAGTTCGTCGAAGAAATCTATGAGGATGTGGAACCCGGTGCCAAAGGCATGGGGGAAATTGTAATGAACGGGGTGCCGCCGGCCGTCGCAAATGCACTGTATCGCGCCACAGGATGCCGTCTGAGGCACCTGCCCATGACGCCGGAATCCCTCTTTGAGCAGATCAGCCATCCAGTACCCAGTAACCAAGAACCAAGAACCAAGAACCAATAACCAAGAACTAGTAACCACGAACCAATAATCAGGTACCCGAATCATGACGCAAATTGTTAAAAGAAATTGGATTATCAATGGTGTGCAGAAGGAATGCACGATGCATGGACTGGCACGGTTGGTGGATATTCTGCGTACAGAAGCGGATATGACAGGCGTCAAAGAAGGATGCGGGGAAGGGGAGTGCGGGGCCTGCACGGTGCTTGTCGACGGACGTCCCGTATTGTCCTGTTTGCAAAATGCAGCCGCCGTACCCGATGGATCGGACATCATGACAGTGGAGGGACTGGAACAGACGGCGATCGGGCGTGCGCTGCAAACGGCTTTTACCGAAGGCGGTGCGGTGCAGTGCGGATTTTGTATTCCGGGTATGCTGATGTCGGCCTATGCGTTGCTGGCCAAAAACGGGAATCCTGCCGAGGCGGATATTCGCACGGCACTGGCAGGAAATCTTTGTCGCTGCACCGGCTACGTAAAAATTATTGAAGCGGTGCAAAAAGCGGCTCAGATGCTGCGGGGGGAAGACCAGTGAGTGCTACAGCGACACAGTGTTTTTATCCTTCGACGACCAGCGAGCTGACCGCATTGCTGGAACAATATCCCGAAGCTCGTATTATGGCTGGCGGGACGGATTTAATGGTCTTGTTTCGCAGCGGCGTACTGCCATATCCGGAGCACCTCATTGATATATCGGGTATCGCATCGATGAAAGAGATTGAGACAGCAGATGACCATCTTGTGATCGGTGCCTGCGTTACGCATGCCGCGCTGCATGGTTCAGATGACGTGCGTACCTGGCTGCCCGGTCTGGCTCAGGCGGCGATGCAGGTCGGGGCCCTGCAGATCCAATCCATGGGAACCATCGGCGGCAATGTCGCCAATGCCAGTCCCGCCGGAGATTCGTTACCCGTTCTACTGGTTTGTGATGCCGAAGTCGTGCTGTGTTCAGCTCAGGGAGAACGATCGGTTCCCGTAACATCGTTTTATCTGGGCTATCGTCGATGTGATATGAAACCCGGCGAATGCATCCGTGCCCTTCGTATTCCCAAGATAAAACCTAATCAGTCAGATGTTTTTCGCAAGCTGGGGACGCGTCAGGCACAGGCGATCTCGAAAGTGGTCAGTGCCGCACGTTTTACGCTGAATGGAAACAAAATCGAACACGCAGCCATCGCCTTCGGATGCATGGCACCCGTTCCTGTGCGGCTCCCGAAAACAGAAGCGTTATTACAGGGCCGCACGCTGGATGAAGATACCTTTGCCACAGCAGAACTGTCCATCAACGAAGAACTGCATCCCATCGGTGACATCCGATCCACCAAGGCCTATCGCCAATGGGTGGGCGGTCGACTGGGTCGCTGGCTGTGTCAGCAGATTTGCGAGTTCCAATGATTGGAACTTCTTTTCTGAAAAGTTCCAATCATTGGAAGTATTTTTTGTAAAAGTTCCAATCATTGGAACTTTTATTTTACG
This is a stretch of genomic DNA from Spartobacteria bacterium. It encodes these proteins:
- a CDS encoding (2Fe-2S)-binding protein, yielding MTQIVKRNWIINGVQKECTMHGLARLVDILRTEADMTGVKEGCGEGECGACTVLVDGRPVLSCLQNAAAVPDGSDIMTVEGLEQTAIGRALQTAFTEGGAVQCGFCIPGMLMSAYALLAKNGNPAEADIRTALAGNLCRCTGYVKIIEAVQKAAQMLRGEDQ
- a CDS encoding xanthine dehydrogenase family protein subunit M produces the protein MSATATQCFYPSTTSELTALLEQYPEARIMAGGTDLMVLFRSGVLPYPEHLIDISGIASMKEIETADDHLVIGACVTHAALHGSDDVRTWLPGLAQAAMQVGALQIQSMGTIGGNVANASPAGDSLPVLLVCDAEVVLCSAQGERSVPVTSFYLGYRRCDMKPGECIRALRIPKIKPNQSDVFRKLGTRQAQAISKVVSAARFTLNGNKIEHAAIAFGCMAPVPVRLPKTEALLQGRTLDEDTFATAELSINEELHPIGDIRSTKAYRQWVGGRLGRWLCQQICEFQ